From Solanum lycopersicum chromosome 4, SLM_r2.1:
TTACTTGATCCTTCACAGACATGAAAGCTTATcctattcttcattttttgcaCATTTAATAAGATAACATAGtggtatattattattttgtctagttttttttttatggtattAATAATGTCATTTCTCATATATTTATGACCTTTTACACTTGTTTGTAGGTAAATGTATGTGGAATTAACTGGAATATGTCTAATGTTcgtgaacttattttattattatgactGTGATATTCAGGTCAACTTTTGTGCACACCTGATTTCGCGAGATACTTTTCACCTCTCACTAGTAATTTCACGTATCAGGTGTCTCATCTAATGTTAGTGAACTTGACAAGTATACCCTAGCTGGACTATTATACAAACCAGAAAAAGGACACAACTTAAATGAACAGACAAATTAATGTGTTGACAAAAGAGTGGGGGTGGGTGAGGTTCATTATTGATGACTTTGGAACTGATGATATTTTTGAAATGCGTATACTCTCTTATTCATGGCTCGGCAGCTATCCTTGCAAAGCGGCAGAGCTAGGATTTAAAGCTAATGagttcagttttttttttttttgagtaacTCAAAAGTTAGAACCAAAGTTACGAGCTAGCTCCACTCTGTTGCAACTGTATTAGACATGACTCGTGAGTATTTGTAAATGCTGAACTTTAGTATCTATTATATATTGAAAACTTGTTTGAAGAGTATCTCCAGACTCCAATCGTGGAATTACACTATCTCGAGTGAATTGATGGTTTTTACTAATATATCTccgattttcttttcttcacgtgaaaatacatgtatatatacaactCAACTTCAAAAGTACTCTTTAAAACTTTGACTTAAGTATTCTTTCTTTCAAGTTCAACCAAATATTGGCATATTGCCCAGATGCCTATATTAGAGTTTTCTATGCAAGTGAAGCAAAAGATTTATAAGAGCTCATTTTCGTGTATAATCTGACCATTTAGTCATAGCCAGAAGAGTAAGATTCATGCTATATAGTAAGCTCCTAACTCTAATAACAGTACTGAGTAAATGGAGCTCTGCATTTTTAGATATTAGACTGACCTTAGGGAGGATCcgattaaaaacaaattaatggGTTTAACTTAAGCTCAAAAGCTAACTCGTGAGATTAGGATTGCCCCAGATCATAAAAAGAGAGCATCCCATCCTTAAAGTACTGACATGGGGACTCAACAGGACCACCATTCAAGGTTTTCTCTAGAAATTTTAGTTGTGTAGGTTTGATATGCAAAGAACAGAAGGTCATCTTGGCTAACAAATTTGACAAGTTCCAGTTCAACTTTTCAATATTCTTCCTAGTTTTGGTACACCAAAACCTACTTGACCCTTTTATGTTCTACCTGCTATGCAAAATCATTAGGGTATCAACAGTTATACCAACTACTTTAATAACCGAGGCAAATAAAGTAGAGAAACAATAATCTAAGACCAAGATTGTTATCATGAATTCTGTTATGTGAAAGAGAACAGAGCAGCATTACAGTAATCAATATTGTTGCATTTAACAATTACGTTGCAGGGTTACAAAGTGAAGGGAGAACAAGTCGAATGAAATTAATACATcaacataataatcataaagtAAATGAATCAGTGAATATGTTACAAGGCTAGAACTGTTTGTGGAAGGAGTATATGGATCTCTCCCATGAATCACTCATTACAAGGATATAACTTCAGCTAATAACATCGATAGAACAGCTACATACAAAATGTACTCTTAAGACACAAGAGGAATAGACAATCAGAGGTTTGCATATATCTTTGACAAAATTAAATCAACAGGAAAGATCTCGGTAAGGGATCATATCCTGACTATGCATTTCAATGAGAATTTGCAGTACCACCAACAGAAAGTACAATTGAGGAATTCTTCCTCTTATTCAGTTGAGGCTCTGAGAGaattttcaatgaaaaaagCTTGAGAGATTCACCTTATTTTTGAGTTTGCTCCACTTTAGCTCGGATTTTCTGTTCCAATACAGATATATCTGTCTCGAGGCTGAACATCCTATTTAGAGCATGCATATTCTCAAGGGTCTCACTCAATGTGCGGCTGTCACTCCCATCACATCTTAGGTGTTGCATGGGACCATGAAGGAGCTTGTTAACTATTCCACGACTAAGATCATCAACAGCCTTCTTTGTCTTCTTTGAGATATCATCACCCATTTTTGACATGCACTTGTCCAGTTCAGCAACCCTTATTCTTTCTGCATAAGCCCTCAGTTTCTTGATGGTGGGAACAGTCTCCAGTGAATCCCTCCAAGCTTCAAATTGTTTGGATTCTTCAGAAATGATTGCTTGAGCTTCCATAGCTTTACGAAGACGGTCCTCCTTATTAGCTGCCACAACCTCTTTTAGATCATCTACATTGTACACCCGTGCGTCCTCTAGCTCATTCACACAAGCACCAACATTCCTAGGAACTGAGATGTCAATGAAAAGCCTTAAACTTCCAACACTTGCACTAACAGGTGGAAGATCCACAACATGTTCTTTCATAAACAGTGGCGTTTCTGATGCAGTGCTCGTGAAAATAACATCAGCTTCAGCAGCACATTTAAGCATTTCATTGAGGGGCTTGTAGATTATCTCGACATCTTTCATTTCTTCACGAATGGCAGAAACTCTATCCTCACTTCTGTTTACAACAACCATCGTTGTGCATCCCTTGGCTACCAAGTGCTTAATCACAAGTTTCCCCATTTTGCCTGCTCCAATAACTAGCATCCTAGCAGTAGTGTGGCAGGATTCAGGAAGCTTCATCAGAGCCAACTCCACAGCAGCTGAACTTACAGAAACTGCGCCTGCTGCAATGTTTGTTTCAGTTCTAACCCGCTTTCCGACGGTGATTGCATGCTTGAATAGTCCACTAATGTTTCTTCCAAAGCCTGTAACTCCTTGACCAACCTTGACTACTTGCTTGACTTGAGCAAGGATTTGACCTTCCCCTAAGACCAACGAGTCTAGCCCAGCTGATACTTCAAAGATGTGCTGTGTCGCATCATTATTATACAGTAAAAAACGGTGCTTACAAATTTCTGTAACAGGGACTCCACTTGTCTGCAAAAGAAAAGGACAACTGTTAATCAGTTTGATGGTTATATCTGTTGTGATGAATGAAAATTCATGATTGTGAGCAAAGAACCACAATGTTgcaaatatgatataaatacaGAAGCTACGATCTTTTTAAAAGAGACATTCAGCAAGTTCTGTTTTAGGTTTTATTAGAACAACGAGTAGGATATGCAGCTCATAATGATATCCCCTTCTCACCAAGAAAATAAGAATGTATAATtgaacttttctttttctaatcaCAATCCAAAGTAAAAGATAGCAGATGATAAAGCTACACCATCACCTATACAGTTCAAGGGAAAAGAATACCTTTGACATCCATTCAGTAACTTCTTTTACGCCACGATGTTGGGAAAGAGCCACAACATAGATCTCCATCCTGTTACAGGTACTAAGAACTGCAGCTTCTTCAATATGATTCAAATTGCAGAGCTCCCCAATGGCTCTCGGCCACTCTGCTTCAGGAATAGCCAGTTTTTCACGTACTTCAACAGGCGTAGTGTGGATACTGAGCCCAATGACAACGATACTGCTCCTCTCCTTGGTATATCCTGAAGCatattaagatttttaaaaaaaaatgcttcTTACTGAGCGTACACTGATTTATATTAAACAAGGGAGAAACTCATTATATTTGACATTTGCAATAGTGAGTACTCTTTACATATATTTACAACTATGCCCAGCACAACGATGTTATATATTAATTCAAGAAGATATCACATTGTCTATGTTGTCAAATCATCAAGAACTGTAAGGACTGATACTACTGCACCACATGCAAAGTCTGCAACCAGGATAGACCAGGCAACTATCAAATATTTTGGTCAGGATGCAAGAATATGATTCCAACTTCTCGCACACTAGCCGCCAATGGAAAAAAGAACTAGGTATATTCCTCCATTTGTCTAGACTTGGTAGGCAGAGTTACCCGATAACCATTATATAACAGAAACATGAGGTCCAACGCCGCACCCCCTATCAGCCTTGGTAGGCAAAGTTGCCCGATAACCATTATATAGTTACAGTATCTAGTTAATGATAATGTTCCAATCTATCATGCAGCAGGGAAGCGGCATAAGCACAAACGACTTCCGGCCTTAAGAAAAAACTAGTAAGATAACAATATCCTTACTAAACAAGGAATTGACTAAACACCATGATTCCACCACATGATCTTCAACTATAAGACAAGTAAAGAAGAAGCCTTGATCAATTAGGAGAAACTACTCCAAAAACAAAAGACcagaaaataagataaattaatATGGAGCTAATGAAGGATACAGCAGCTAGAACATCTTCAGCTCATTAATAAAACAGAATCACTGAGCTGCTAAAGAATCATATCACCAGAGttaataagagaaataaaaatcaatCAACCAACAATTACATAGTAAAAACGAAAACACAATTAACTGCAAAATGTAATCCaaattctcaaaataatcatatatcaaagtgaataaaaaaaactttacacAAATGAAACACATACTGTCAGCAGCTGAGCTCTTAAGCTGCTCAAGAGCAGAAAGGCTAGAAGACGACGTCACATTTCCA
This genomic window contains:
- the LOC101266935 gene encoding glutamyl-tRNA reductase 1, chloroplastic; this encodes MAIPTAFSGPKLESLSSSAAAASPASIGLFCNPGRVRRLSIQKGLFNSGIRCEVAASDVVDQSQSSGNVTSSSSLSALEQLKSSAADRYTKERSSIVVIGLSIHTTPVEVREKLAIPEAEWPRAIGELCNLNHIEEAAVLSTCNRMEIYVVALSQHRGVKEVTEWMSKTSGVPVTEICKHRFLLYNNDATQHIFEVSAGLDSLVLGEGQILAQVKQVVKVGQGVTGFGRNISGLFKHAITVGKRVRTETNIAAGAVSVSSAAVELALMKLPESCHTTARMLVIGAGKMGKLVIKHLVAKGCTTMVVVNRSEDRVSAIREEMKDVEIIYKPLNEMLKCAAEADVIFTSTASETPLFMKEHVVDLPPVSASVGSLRLFIDISVPRNVGACVNELEDARVYNVDDLKEVVAANKEDRLRKAMEAQAIISEESKQFEAWRDSLETVPTIKKLRAYAERIRVAELDKCMSKMGDDISKKTKKAVDDLSRGIVNKLLHGPMQHLRCDGSDSRTLSETLENMHALNRMFSLETDISVLEQKIRAKVEQTQK